A window of Cryptomeria japonica chromosome 3, Sugi_1.0, whole genome shotgun sequence contains these coding sequences:
- the LOC131035102 gene encoding brassinosteroid-responsive RING protein 1-like, with protein sequence MGFPVGFRNISIPSVLLYLASAMAYIKNGFCCFLSALGLSEAPQEEMYLTQELPEIPSAISSSSSGEMIKHNLPVITFRNVAENLIEISEDFVCAICLRSFEEDDEIRKLCNCNHIFHRNCLDKWIDNNEDTCPFCRCPLLPPI encoded by the coding sequence ATGGGATTTCCTGTAGGTTTCCGTAATATCTCTATACCGAGCGTTCTGCTCTACTTGGCATCAGCCATGGCGTACATAAAGAATGGATTTTGTTGCTTTCTTTCTGCTCTTGGCCTGAGCGAGGCACCACAAGAAGAGATGTATTTGACGCAAGAACTACCAGAAATTCCCTCCgccatttcttcttcttcttcaggtgaGATGATTAAGCACAATTTACCTGTCATTACATTTCGAAATGTTGCAGAGAATCTGATTGAGATTTCTGAGGATTTTGTATGCGCGATCTGCTTGAGATCTTTTGAAGAAGATGACGAAATCCGAAAGCTGTGCAATTGCAACCACATTTTTCACAGAAATTGTTTGGATAAATGGATTGATAACAATGAGGATACCTGCCCTTTCTGCAGATGTCCTCTGCTTCCACCGATTTAA